A stretch of DNA from Kangiella sediminilitoris:
GTGGAGTGGCGGATTGACAGTAACAATGCTCAGGATTTTCGTGAACGTCTTGGATTGATACTTGAAAACGGTGTAGCGTCTGTTTTGATTGTTCTGACGATCCTTTCGCTTTTTCTAGCGTCGAAGCTGGCATTCTGGGTAATGATGGGTATGACAATTTCCTATGTCGGATCGGTGATGTTTCTACCAGCCTTTGGCGTCAGTATCAATATGGTCTCCCTCTTTGGATTTCTCGTAGCACTCGGCCTTGTTGTCGATGATGCGATTGTGGTCGGAGAGAATGTGTTTGAGGAGCGCAAAAACCATAACGATCCCCTGAAGGCCGCGATTGAGGGCACGAAGAGTGTTGCAACGCCCGTAACGTTTTCGATCATTACAACCCTCATTGCCTTCGTGCCTTTGCTCTTTATGCCTGGAGAAACGGGACTTTTCTGGTGGCCTTTGCCCGTTGTGGTGATGACAGTGCTCGCTTTGTCGCTTTTTGAAGCACTTTACATTCTGCCAGCCCATTTGGGGCATGTGAAAAAAAGCGCCAATGAAAATGCAATCCTGCGTCCGATCAAAAATGTACAGGTAAAATTTGCTGCTAAGTTTGATGCTTTCGTGCAAGGGCCGTATAAAAGTTTTCTCGATCTTTGTCTGCGCGCGCGATACATCACGATTTCAGCAGCGCTGGCGCTTTTGTTTGTTTCCTTTTCGTATATGAATAGTGCGCATATGGGCATTATTAATATGCCGGAAGTCGCCGCCGATGAGATCGAGGCTGGCGTCTCCATGCCGGCTGGTACGACGCCTGCACAAGCTGGGGCGATGGCGATAAAACTCACTGATGCTACGGTGCGTATGTATGAAGAAAACAATCTAGACTTAGTGGCGGAAGGGATAAAAACCAATGTCCGTGGGCAGGGTTTTATTGATGTTGAAATTGTTCTGCGCCCGCCCGAAGAGCGCGATATGACCGCCCGCGAAATTATTCAGCTCTGGCGTGATGAGATCGGCGATATTCAGGGCGTGGATCAAATCACTTTCGAAGCCGAGCGTGGTCCCGGTGGTTGGCGACCTGATATTAGTGTTGATCTCAGCCACAACAATATCGATATTTTAGAGCAGGCCAGCCAACGCCTAATTGCCGAATTGGAGACATTTACCAATACGGCTGACATTAATGACGATTTCGATAAAGGCAAAAAGCGCATTGATTTTCGTCTTCTTCCGGAGGGACGCGCTTTGGGTCTCACACCGGAATATGTCGGGGAGCAATTACGCGCTGCGTTTTTCGGCTCCTTGGCTGTCCGCCAGTTGCGCGGCAATAACGAAACCGAAGTCCGTGTCAAGCTACCAGAAAGCCAACGGGAGGATTTATCCTATCTGGAAGATCTTGTCATTCGCACCCCAAACGGTGCGGAAGTACCCTTGTTTGAAGTGACAGAGTTCGAATATACCGAAGCGTTCTCATCCATCAACCGCCGTAACGGAATGCGTGTTGTTACAGTGTCCACAGATGTTGAGCCCAAACGTGAGATTGTGCAGGTGGTGAATGCACTTAATCAGGAGGTTCTGCCCGAGCTGCGTGCGGATTTCCCGGGGCTGACATGGACCTTTCAAGGGTCGAACGCCGAGATGCGTGAGTCAACGCAGCAGCTTTACGGTTATTTTGGCCTAGCGCTTATCATCATTTACGCCCTTTTGGCTGTCGTGTTTCGTAGCTATTTCCAGCCCTTTATTGTCCTGAGCGCGATTCCATTCGGCATCATAGGCGCTGTCATCGGGCATATCATCATGGGCTACGATATTTCCCTCATCTCTAAGATGGGCTTTGTCGCATTGTCCGGCGTTGTGTTGAATGCATCCCTGATTATGGTTGATTATGCGAACAAATTACGGAGCCAGAGCAACAGAACAACACCGTATGATGCTATCAAACAGGCGGGCCTGCGCCGTTTTAGGCCTATAATTCTTACGACTTTAACGACTTTTGGTGGACTGTCTCCCATCTTGCTTGAAACATCTCTACAAGCGCAATATCTCATCCCTATGGCTATTTCCCTAGGCTTCGGGATTGTTTTCTCGACAGCCATTATTCTGATCCTGGTACCGTGTCTGTACATGATGCTGGAGGATATAAAATCTGTGGCCTCACAATAAGCTGGCGCATTGAAAGAGGCCGTAGAATGAGCACAAGAACTCAGTTCCACACGGTCCTTTAAAATCCAACTCTTAGCGCTCCGGAGGCGAAGGCCGTAGGTTCAACTCCTGCCGGGTGCGCCATTCAATAAGTGTTAGATAGCCTTTCCTAAATCAAACTTAGAGTTTTCAGAGGCGCCTTTAAAGTGCTCAACTGTTATATCAACCGCTGCTTTAATTTCATCCTGATGCTCACCTTCAATTAACATCATGTCCCTTGTAAAACTCATTTTTTCACGTTTTTCTAAGTCAGCCCATGCTTGATGGGTGGGGATATGCTCGGTCTTATCATAAACGGTATAGAAGATTTCAAAAGGCTTTCGGCTAGCTTCATCAAGTCTGAGCTGATCGATTAATACTTTTAAGCGTATACAGCCCTCAATTGTCGGGCATTGCTCCTGTTGCATGGCTTTAGATATATCAACAATGCTGCTGACGACAGAAGCAATTTTATCTCGCTCTTGTAACTCAATAGAGTTTTTCAATTCTTCAAGTTTTTGCTTTTGACTCCTTACCTTTAAAAGTAAATAAACGGCATACACTGCCAAAGCAAAAGTAATAATTGAGGCTATGTAATAAAATATAGTCATAGTAATAGAGGGATAACAGTACTTGGAGACAGGATACCTATATTCAGCAAGAAATTACAGTGATGAGGATGGACAAGTTCATTATCAGAGCTATTAATTCAGGCAACATAGCTACCAAGGTAATTATGCTGTAAAGAAATAAGAGCTGGCAGCTCTTAATCTCAAGTATGAAGTATGCATTGCCTAAATTAGCCCGCAAAAAACTTGCGGGCTACTCTTCCCTCTTGGGATCATTCAGGATATTTACGGGTCAGATTTTTTTCGTTTGGTTTGCCATCCCGTTTATAGATAACACCACCTTTAACGACTAAATCAACATCTTGCAGTAAGTTAATGTATTTCAGCACATCCCCTTTTACAGCGATGATATCGGCATATTTACCCGGTACTACTGTTCCCAAGTCTTTATCCACACCCATAAACTTTGCAGGCCAAAGAGTTGCGGCCTGTATTGCCTCCATAACTGGAACATCAAACTCTCTGACCCATACATCCAGTTCATTCCAGGTTGACTGACAATGAAACTTCATTGGAATGCCACTATCAGTACCTACCAAGAGGATCGCTCCAGACTTTCTAAGCTGATTAAATTTAGTCTTTAATGTAGGCTTACGT
This window harbors:
- a CDS encoding DUF2489 domain-containing protein, with the translated sequence MTIFYYIASIITFALAVYAVYLLLKVRSQKQKLEELKNSIELQERDKIASVVSSIVDISKAMQQEQCPTIEGCIRLKVLIDQLRLDEASRKPFEIFYTVYDKTEHIPTHQAWADLEKREKMSFTRDMMLIEGEHQDEIKAAVDITVEHFKGASENSKFDLGKAI
- a CDS encoding efflux RND transporter permease subunit, whose amino-acid sequence is MSEPKTKYGKGAITWMAQNPVAANLLMIILLLGGIFTALNIQKEVFPQFQLDIVNVSVGYPGAAPSEVETGVLQPVEEAVRGLEGIREITARAREGSGNVEIELVSGADRMKAFQDIDQAIARIRTFPEEADQPEVSLEAQQREAMEIGLFGSVDVWTLRILAERLRDRLLSDPNMTLVELGNVPDYITHVEISADTLREYGLTLPDIARIISQSSQDIPAGAVRTFDGEILLRIQERKVWAEEFADIDIISGENGATIKLGDIAKIEDGFEEGNFHSQFNGVPSVEVNIFRTGNESPLDIEQTVYEIMEDFERTLPPGVEWRIDSNNAQDFRERLGLILENGVASVLIVLTILSLFLASKLAFWVMMGMTISYVGSVMFLPAFGVSINMVSLFGFLVALGLVVDDAIVVGENVFEERKNHNDPLKAAIEGTKSVATPVTFSIITTLIAFVPLLFMPGETGLFWWPLPVVVMTVLALSLFEALYILPAHLGHVKKSANENAILRPIKNVQVKFAAKFDAFVQGPYKSFLDLCLRARYITISAALALLFVSFSYMNSAHMGIINMPEVAADEIEAGVSMPAGTTPAQAGAMAIKLTDATVRMYEENNLDLVAEGIKTNVRGQGFIDVEIVLRPPEERDMTAREIIQLWRDEIGDIQGVDQITFEAERGPGGWRPDISVDLSHNNIDILEQASQRLIAELETFTNTADINDDFDKGKKRIDFRLLPEGRALGLTPEYVGEQLRAAFFGSLAVRQLRGNNETEVRVKLPESQREDLSYLEDLVIRTPNGAEVPLFEVTEFEYTEAFSSINRRNGMRVVTVSTDVEPKREIVQVVNALNQEVLPELRADFPGLTWTFQGSNAEMRESTQQLYGYFGLALIIIYALLAVVFRSYFQPFIVLSAIPFGIIGAVIGHIIMGYDISLISKMGFVALSGVVLNASLIMVDYANKLRSQSNRTTPYDAIKQAGLRRFRPIILTTLTTFGGLSPILLETSLQAQYLIPMAISLGFGIVFSTAIILILVPCLYMMLEDIKSVASQ